From Aquabacter sp. L1I39, the proteins below share one genomic window:
- a CDS encoding thiolase family protein: MQNVVIAGYARSPFTPAKKGDLARVRPDDLAAQVIRELIVRTKVNAEDIEDLILGCAFPEAEQGFNVARLVGMIAELPQSVAGVTVNRFCGSSMQAVHLAAGQIQLGAGEVFICAGVESMSRVPMTGFNPMPNPALHAKNHAAYMGMGDTAENVARKWQITRADQDVFALESQRKAAAAQAEGRLDSEIVAIRANGSVIDKDGCIRAETTAEDLAGLKPSFDQNGTVTAGTSSPLTDGAAAVLVCTEAYAERNGLTPLARLKGVAVAGCAPEIMGIGPVEATRKALKRSNIEIGDVDVVELNEAFASQALACARELGIKGETMNKDGGAIALGHPLGATGARIVGKAAALLQREGGRYALATQCIGGGQGIATVLERI; the protein is encoded by the coding sequence ATGCAGAACGTGGTCATCGCGGGCTATGCTCGCTCGCCCTTCACCCCCGCCAAGAAGGGCGATCTCGCCCGGGTGCGGCCTGACGACCTGGCCGCCCAGGTCATCCGCGAGCTGATCGTTCGCACCAAGGTGAATGCCGAGGACATCGAGGATCTCATCCTCGGCTGCGCCTTTCCGGAAGCCGAGCAAGGCTTCAATGTGGCGCGCCTGGTGGGCATGATCGCCGAGCTGCCGCAATCGGTGGCGGGCGTCACGGTGAACCGCTTCTGTGGCTCCTCCATGCAGGCGGTGCACCTGGCGGCCGGGCAGATCCAGCTCGGGGCCGGCGAAGTGTTCATCTGCGCCGGCGTGGAGAGCATGAGCCGCGTGCCCATGACCGGCTTCAACCCCATGCCGAACCCCGCGCTGCACGCCAAGAACCATGCCGCCTATATGGGCATGGGCGACACCGCAGAGAATGTCGCGCGCAAGTGGCAGATCACCCGCGCCGACCAGGACGTGTTCGCTTTGGAGAGCCAGCGCAAGGCCGCGGCCGCCCAGGCGGAAGGGCGGCTCGATTCCGAGATCGTCGCCATCCGCGCCAATGGTTCGGTGATCGACAAGGACGGCTGCATCCGCGCCGAGACCACCGCCGAGGACCTCGCCGGCCTCAAGCCCTCTTTCGACCAGAACGGCACCGTGACCGCCGGCACCTCCTCGCCTCTGACCGACGGCGCCGCCGCCGTGCTGGTGTGCACGGAAGCCTATGCCGAGCGTAACGGCCTCACGCCCCTCGCGCGCCTCAAGGGCGTGGCGGTGGCCGGCTGTGCGCCGGAAATCATGGGCATCGGCCCCGTGGAGGCCACGCGCAAGGCGCTCAAGCGCTCCAATATCGAGATCGGCGACGTGGACGTGGTGGAGCTGAATGAGGCCTTCGCCTCCCAAGCGCTCGCCTGCGCCCGCGAGCTGGGCATCAAGGGTGAGACCATGAACAAGGATGGCGGCGCCATCGCGCTCGGCCATCCGCTGGGCGCCACGGGCGCGCGCATCGTCGGCAAGGCGGCCGCGCTCCTGCAGCGCGAGGGCGGGCGCTATGCGCTGGCCACCCAGTGCATCGGCGGCGGCCAGGGCATCGCCACCGTCCTCGAGCGGATCTGA
- a CDS encoding MerR family transcriptional regulator codes for MDSPRTAHGGLTDTFFTVTELARDLAITPRTIRFYEDKGLITPRRAGNIRVYTKRDRARMVLILRGKRLGFSLREIKEYLDLYDIDPSQTEQIRLLLKKVRTRLEMLEDQRLALEESILELKDIEDQTLAALAQQVAAAKAAG; via the coding sequence GTGGATTCCCCTCGCACTGCCCATGGCGGACTGACGGACACGTTCTTCACCGTCACGGAGTTGGCGCGCGATCTCGCCATCACGCCGCGCACCATCCGATTCTATGAGGACAAGGGCCTCATCACGCCCCGCCGCGCCGGCAACATCCGCGTTTATACCAAGCGCGACCGGGCCCGCATGGTGCTGATCCTGCGGGGCAAGCGCCTGGGCTTCAGCCTGCGCGAGATCAAGGAATATCTCGACCTCTACGACATCGACCCCTCCCAGACGGAGCAGATCCGCCTGCTCCTGAAGAAGGTGCGCACGCGCCTGGAGATGCTCGAGGACCAGCGCCTCGCACTTGAGGAGAGCATCCTCGAACTGAAGGACATCGAGGACCAGACCCTGGCTGCCCTGGCGCAGCAGGTGGCAGCGGCCAAGGCCGCCGGCTGA
- a CDS encoding OmpP1/FadL family transporter → MSIASGLSRTSPALIVPVVLLGAATAAQAGGFGLREQSAYYQGSSFAGNAAGGAGLASMYWNPAAISFVPGLQLEGNVTYIAPHASIDVTSARSALGSNLGAVGVGDIVDNGVLPTGYATYAWDRWAVGLSLTSPYGLITDAPCNWSGRYYGCYNRIADFNIGAQVAYRVTDWMTIGGGLQANYMDARLGQAQLITGAPTYATGYTQVDGSSIAYGFTLGALFTLAPGTTLGVGYRSQLSQNLEGLTTIYTPLGTPLGVLNASAGMTLPDQVTASIRSKLDPRWTVMGTVEWTNWSTMQELVIVSNAGAPSVLSLHWQDGWFFSGGVEYQWDPKLALRAGLAYEISPVTDEYRTPRLPDSNRLWLSAGFTYAWTPQLSIDFAYTHIFGQSGTIALGPNDPANLTRGTLVAEVNSAYVDIVSLGIRYKFDAPTNTAALITK, encoded by the coding sequence ATGTCCATCGCCAGCGGCCTGTCTCGCACTTCCCCGGCTCTTATTGTGCCGGTCGTCCTGCTGGGCGCGGCTACGGCCGCGCAGGCGGGCGGCTTCGGCCTTCGCGAACAGAGTGCCTATTATCAGGGGTCATCTTTCGCCGGAAACGCGGCCGGCGGGGCGGGCCTTGCCTCCATGTACTGGAACCCGGCGGCCATCAGCTTCGTGCCCGGCCTCCAGTTGGAAGGCAACGTCACCTATATCGCTCCCCATGCCTCCATCGACGTGACCAGCGCCCGCAGCGCGCTCGGCTCAAATCTGGGCGCGGTGGGGGTCGGCGACATCGTCGACAACGGCGTGCTGCCCACCGGCTATGCCACCTATGCCTGGGATCGCTGGGCCGTTGGCCTCTCGCTCACCTCTCCCTATGGTCTCATCACCGATGCGCCGTGCAATTGGTCGGGCCGCTATTATGGCTGCTACAACCGCATCGCCGATTTCAACATTGGCGCCCAGGTTGCCTATCGCGTCACCGACTGGATGACCATCGGTGGCGGCCTCCAGGCCAATTACATGGACGCCCGGCTCGGCCAGGCCCAGCTCATCACCGGCGCGCCCACCTACGCTACCGGCTACACCCAGGTGGACGGCAGCTCCATCGCCTATGGCTTCACCCTCGGCGCCCTGTTCACGCTGGCGCCCGGCACCACTCTGGGTGTGGGCTACCGCTCGCAGCTCAGCCAGAATCTTGAGGGCCTGACCACCATCTATACGCCGCTCGGCACGCCCCTTGGCGTGCTGAATGCGAGCGCCGGCATGACCTTGCCCGACCAGGTCACCGCCTCCATCCGTTCCAAGCTCGATCCGCGCTGGACCGTGATGGGCACCGTGGAATGGACCAACTGGTCCACCATGCAGGAACTGGTGATCGTCTCCAATGCGGGCGCGCCCTCGGTGCTCTCCCTGCATTGGCAGGATGGCTGGTTCTTCTCCGGCGGCGTCGAATATCAGTGGGATCCCAAGCTCGCGCTGCGCGCTGGCCTTGCCTATGAGATCTCGCCAGTCACCGACGAGTATCGCACCCCCCGCCTGCCCGACAGCAACCGGCTGTGGCTTTCCGCCGGCTTCACCTATGCCTGGACGCCCCAGCTGAGCATCGACTTCGCCTACACCCACATCTTCGGCCAGAGCGGCACCATCGCACTTGGCCCGAACGATCCGGCGAACCTGACCCGCGGGACGCTGGTGGCCGAGGTCAACAGCGCCTATGTGGACATCGTGTCCCTCGGCATCCGCTACAAGTTCGACGCTCCCACCAACACCGCCGCCCTCATCACCAAGTGA
- a CDS encoding long-chain-fatty-acid--CoA ligase — MLKRLDENGIKAGPVPDLLAAAVAAHGGRPALNFMGRRWTYGELGELVDRAAAGLQQMGVGKGSKVGLCLPNTPYSVIFYFAILKTGATVVNFSPLYVERELRHQIADSGTTIMVVPDLKVIHSRVASVAAESGLRSIIVCPMRGILPFVKGWMFQLFKRKDQAVFSEGDGLHLRMDTAMRGAGKFTPVFIDAQTDVAVLQYTGGTTGVPKGAMLTHANLTANAHQVIRHVDCLRAAEEKVLGVLPLFHVFAMTNVMNIPVALGCEIILVPRFQLQDLLATIAKEKATIFPGVPTIYTAINNAPGLDPKGLSSLKLCISGGAPLPAEVRHRFEQLSGCKLVEGYGLSETAPVLTANPPLGEIKDGSVGLPVPQTVIEIRDLADPHRVLGTGERGEVCARGPQVMQGYWRRPEETRNAFVDGAFRTGDVGYVDADGYLYLVDRIKDVILCGGYNVYPRMIEEALYLHPAVAEAVVIGVDDKYRGQAPKAFVTLREGESATPEELLAFLTKQVSKIEMPKAVEIREQLPKTLVGKLSKKELVDEERKKARPA, encoded by the coding sequence ATGCTGAAGCGGCTCGATGAGAACGGCATTAAAGCGGGCCCGGTGCCCGATCTCCTGGCGGCGGCCGTCGCCGCGCATGGCGGGCGTCCGGCCCTCAATTTCATGGGGCGCCGCTGGACCTATGGGGAACTCGGCGAACTGGTGGACCGCGCAGCGGCCGGCTTGCAGCAGATGGGCGTCGGCAAGGGTTCCAAGGTGGGCCTGTGCCTGCCCAACACGCCCTATTCGGTCATCTTCTATTTCGCCATCCTGAAGACCGGCGCGACGGTGGTGAATTTCAGTCCGCTCTATGTGGAGCGGGAACTGCGCCACCAGATCGCGGATTCCGGGACCACCATCATGGTGGTGCCGGACCTCAAGGTGATCCACAGCCGGGTTGCCTCTGTCGCGGCGGAATCGGGTCTGCGCTCCATCATCGTGTGCCCCATGCGTGGGATCCTGCCGTTCGTGAAAGGCTGGATGTTCCAGCTCTTTAAGCGCAAGGACCAGGCCGTCTTCTCGGAAGGCGACGGCCTCCATCTGCGCATGGACACGGCGATGCGCGGCGCCGGCAAGTTCACGCCCGTCTTCATCGATGCCCAGACCGACGTGGCGGTGCTGCAATATACCGGTGGCACGACAGGCGTGCCGAAGGGGGCGATGCTCACCCATGCCAACCTGACGGCCAACGCCCATCAGGTGATCCGTCATGTGGATTGCCTGCGGGCTGCCGAGGAGAAGGTGCTCGGGGTGCTCCCGCTGTTCCACGTCTTCGCCATGACCAATGTCATGAACATTCCGGTGGCACTGGGCTGCGAGATCATCCTGGTGCCCCGCTTCCAGCTGCAGGATCTTCTGGCCACCATCGCCAAGGAAAAGGCCACCATCTTTCCTGGCGTGCCCACCATCTATACGGCCATCAACAATGCGCCGGGACTTGATCCCAAGGGTCTATCCTCGCTGAAGCTCTGCATCTCGGGCGGCGCCCCGCTGCCCGCCGAGGTGCGGCATCGGTTCGAGCAATTGTCCGGCTGCAAGCTGGTGGAAGGCTATGGTCTCAGCGAGACCGCGCCCGTTCTCACTGCCAATCCGCCCCTTGGCGAGATCAAGGATGGGTCGGTGGGTCTTCCGGTGCCGCAGACCGTCATCGAGATCCGCGATTTGGCCGATCCCCACCGGGTACTCGGCACGGGAGAGCGCGGCGAGGTGTGCGCGCGCGGGCCTCAGGTGATGCAGGGCTATTGGCGCCGCCCGGAAGAGACACGCAACGCCTTCGTGGACGGCGCCTTCCGGACCGGGGACGTCGGCTATGTGGACGCGGACGGCTACCTCTATCTCGTCGACCGCATCAAGGACGTGATCCTGTGCGGCGGCTATAATGTCTATCCGCGCATGATTGAGGAAGCGCTCTATCTGCACCCCGCCGTGGCCGAGGCCGTGGTGATCGGCGTGGACGACAAATATCGCGGCCAGGCGCCCAAGGCCTTCGTGACCCTGCGCGAGGGCGAGAGCGCCACGCCCGAGGAACTGCTCGCCTTCCTCACCAAGCAGGTGTCCAAGATCGAGATGCCGAAGGCGGTTGAAATCCGCGAGCAGCTTCCCAAGACCTTGGTGGGCAAGCTCTCCAAGAAGGAGTTGGTGGACGAGGAGCGCAAGAAGGCGCGGCCGGCCTGA
- a CDS encoding AI-2E family transporter yields the protein MRGSDRRMARNVAVACLVVGAFWISWQLAELVLLIFLAVLVAITLHAFAQPVVHVTRLPPHVALVFTALTLAVTFGVVFYLFGSLIQAQIADLIERLPGAWASLRDRFQLQQLEQSVMEQAKNNVPTGEALLTAVRGLTSNLANLVVGIFLVVAGGIYLAIQPRLYLDGLVALFPEENQEVARARLHAAGSALRLFLKAQLMAMVLVGVFTGVGLWIIGVPSAFALGLFAGLAEFVPMVGPVASAIPALLLAATVGFETTMWTLALVVLVQQLEGNVLTPLLQQQIVSLPAAVALFAVVAFATLFGMLGVVLATPLTVLIFALVRNPAAAPHSGPAPQ from the coding sequence ATGAGGGGTTCGGACCGGCGCATGGCGCGCAACGTGGCGGTCGCATGCCTGGTGGTAGGCGCATTCTGGATTTCCTGGCAGCTCGCGGAACTGGTGCTCCTCATATTCCTGGCTGTGCTGGTGGCCATCACGCTGCATGCCTTCGCGCAGCCGGTGGTGCATGTCACCCGGCTTCCGCCCCATGTGGCCTTGGTCTTCACAGCCCTGACGCTGGCGGTGACGTTCGGGGTCGTCTTTTACCTGTTCGGCTCTCTCATCCAGGCGCAGATCGCCGACCTGATCGAGCGCCTGCCCGGCGCCTGGGCCTCTCTGCGCGACCGCTTCCAGCTCCAGCAACTGGAGCAATCCGTCATGGAGCAGGCCAAGAATAATGTGCCAACCGGTGAGGCCCTGCTCACGGCGGTGCGCGGCCTCACCAGCAATCTGGCCAACCTGGTGGTGGGCATCTTCTTGGTGGTGGCGGGGGGGATCTATCTCGCCATCCAGCCCCGTCTCTACCTCGACGGTTTGGTGGCGCTCTTCCCGGAAGAGAACCAGGAGGTCGCGCGAGCGCGACTGCATGCCGCCGGCTCGGCCTTGCGCCTGTTCCTGAAGGCCCAGCTCATGGCCATGGTGCTGGTGGGCGTCTTCACCGGCGTCGGGCTCTGGATCATCGGCGTGCCCTCGGCATTCGCGCTCGGCCTGTTCGCCGGATTGGCGGAATTCGTGCCCATGGTGGGGCCAGTGGCGTCCGCCATTCCCGCCCTCCTGCTCGCCGCGACGGTGGGCTTCGAGACCACCATGTGGACGCTGGCCCTGGTGGTGCTGGTGCAGCAATTGGAAGGAAATGTGCTCACCCCCTTGCTGCAGCAGCAGATCGTCTCGCTGCCGGCGGCGGTGGCGCTGTTCGCAGTGGTCGCCTTCGCCACGCTGTTCGGCATGCTGGGCGTGGTGCTGGCCACCCCGCTGACGGTTCTCATCTTCGCGCTCGTGCGCAATCCCGCGGCGGCTCCGCACTCCGGCCCCGCGCCCCAGTAG
- a CDS encoding glutamate--cysteine ligase, translating into MARDTLDATPIESRDELVAWLEQGNKAEAQFRIGTEHEKIPFTLGRHEPVPYEGDKGIRAVLEGMQAVTGWEPIMDGPHIIGLADPVGGGAISLEPGGQFELSGAPLATIHETCAEINTHLTHLRTVADPLGLGFLGIGMSPKWSRSETPVMPKGRYKIMAAYMPKVGNLGLDMMFRTCTVQVNLDFSSERDMVRKLRASLALQPIATALFANSPFTEGKPNGFLSFRSEIWRDTDADRSGMLPFAFEDGMGFERYVDYALDVPMYFVKRGDHYIDVAGSSFRELLAGRHPALPGETATLSDWINHLSTIFPEVRLKRFLEMRGADAGPWCTLCALPALWTGLLYDETSLDACLDLVRDWSEEERQALRDDVPKLGLKAQIRGRTVHEIAGEVVALARDALTRRRRLDSQGRDETRFLAPVDEVLKNGRTPAEDLLTQYFGPWGGTVEPIFTELAY; encoded by the coding sequence ATGGCCCGCGATACGCTGGACGCCACGCCGATCGAATCCCGCGACGAACTCGTCGCCTGGCTGGAACAAGGCAATAAGGCCGAGGCGCAGTTCCGCATCGGGACCGAGCACGAGAAGATTCCCTTCACGCTGGGCCGGCACGAGCCTGTCCCCTATGAGGGAGATAAGGGCATCCGCGCGGTGCTCGAGGGCATGCAGGCGGTGACGGGCTGGGAGCCCATCATGGATGGTCCCCACATTATCGGCCTCGCCGATCCCGTGGGTGGCGGCGCTATCTCGCTGGAGCCGGGCGGGCAGTTCGAGCTGTCCGGCGCGCCGCTGGCGACGATCCATGAGACCTGCGCCGAGATCAACACGCACCTCACCCACCTGCGCACGGTCGCCGACCCTCTGGGCCTTGGCTTCCTTGGTATCGGCATGAGCCCCAAATGGAGCCGGTCCGAGACGCCGGTGATGCCCAAGGGGCGCTACAAGATCATGGCCGCCTACATGCCCAAGGTGGGCAATCTGGGCCTCGACATGATGTTCCGCACCTGCACGGTGCAGGTGAATCTCGATTTCTCCAGCGAGCGGGATATGGTCCGTAAGCTGCGGGCGAGCCTTGCGCTGCAGCCAATCGCCACGGCCCTGTTTGCCAACTCTCCCTTCACCGAGGGCAAGCCCAACGGCTTCCTGTCCTTCCGCTCTGAGATCTGGCGCGATACGGACGCCGATCGCTCCGGCATGCTGCCCTTCGCCTTCGAGGACGGTATGGGCTTTGAGCGCTATGTGGACTACGCGCTCGACGTGCCCATGTATTTCGTCAAGCGCGGCGACCACTATATCGACGTGGCCGGCTCCTCGTTCCGTGAGCTGCTGGCCGGTCGCCATCCCGCCTTGCCAGGCGAGACCGCAACGCTCTCCGACTGGATCAACCACCTCTCCACCATCTTTCCGGAAGTGCGCCTCAAGCGCTTCCTGGAGATGCGCGGTGCCGATGCCGGCCCCTGGTGCACTTTGTGCGCGCTGCCGGCGCTGTGGACCGGCCTTCTCTATGACGAGACGAGCCTGGATGCCTGCCTCGACCTGGTGAGGGATTGGAGCGAAGAGGAGCGGCAGGCGCTGCGCGACGACGTGCCCAAGCTCGGCCTCAAGGCACAGATTCGCGGGCGCACGGTGCATGAGATTGCTGGCGAGGTGGTCGCCTTGGCCCGCGATGCCCTCACCCGTCGCCGGAGGCTGGACAGCCAGGGTCGCGACGAGACCCGCTTCCTTGCGCCTGTCGACGAGGTACTGAAGAACGGGCGCACGCCTGCCGAAGATCTGCTGACCCAGTATTTCGGTCCGTGGGGCGGGACGGTGGAACCCATCTTCACCGAGCTCGCCTACTGA